The window GGACAGACTCCTAACGGGCCTGCATCGTGGCATCGATAGACGAGTGGCTGGCCGACGCGACGGGGAGTTACATGCTTCAGGCACCGGCGCTGTCGGGCGCGCCGCTGTTTCTCGGCCGGGTCGGCAAACGACGCGCCGGCGAGACGCTGTTCGTGACCGCGACGCGGAGCGCCGGGCGATTGCACCCCGAAATCCGGTCGGCGATGACCGAGGTCATCGACTGTGCTCCCGGCAACTCCGACAACCAACCCGACGTGGGGTCACCGGCCGACCTCACCGGCATCTCGATGCCCCTCTCGGAGTTCATGAAACGGAGCGACGCCCCGGCCGTCGCCTTCGATTCCGCGTCGACGCTACTCTTCTACACCGAGGAAGCCGCCGTCTTCCGGTTTTTAAGCGTCCTCACGGCTCACCTTCGCCGATACGACGGCCTCGGCCTGTTCGTCCTCACGCCCGCGGCCCACGACGAACAGACGGTCCGCACGCTCGCGCAGGTGTTCGACGGCCGCATCGAGTTCGATGGAGAGGATGACCGCATCCGCGTCGACGCACCCGGCGCTCCTGAGGGCTGGCAGGCCCGCTAGAGGCCGCCCCGAATCCGCTCGAACTGGTCGAGGTCGTGGCCGTAGATGACCCGCGCGTCGTGGCGGCGTTCGAGGTCCTGTAGGAACCGCTGGCTTTCCTCGCAAGCCCGCGAGTCGGTCAGCAGACTGGCGCCCATCGACCGGCCGGCCTCGTAGTTGGCTTCGAGAAAGGCGACGTCACCGGCTATCAGGACGTTTTCGGCGCCCTCACGCTGGATGAGTGCGCCGAGCGACCCCGGCGTGTGGCCGGGGACGTGGAGCAGTTCGATGCCGTCCAGCAACTGGTAGCGGTCCTGGTCGATGACCTCCCACGCG of the Natronomonas halophila genome contains:
- a CDS encoding DUF7504 family protein — protein: MASIDEWLADATGSYMLQAPALSGAPLFLGRVGKRRAGETLFVTATRSAGRLHPEIRSAMTEVIDCAPGNSDNQPDVGSPADLTGISMPLSEFMKRSDAPAVAFDSASTLLFYTEEAAVFRFLSVLTAHLRRYDGLGLFVLTPAAHDEQTVRTLAQVFDGRIEFDGEDDRIRVDAPGAPEGWQAR